AAAGCAAGTTAAAGAAAAAAGAAATCTTTTAATACTTGTAGAAAATACAAAAGATGCCTTAAAACTGGCAAAGCATATAGACGACTTAGAAAAAATAAATTATGGAGGAATTGATAAAAAAGATGGTTCTAAACAATTTAGCAAAGCTATTTTCTTAGATGAAGAAGAACTTACCCATAGTAGAAAATTAAAAGAAATGGGAATAAGAATGGAAATAAGACAATTACCATCAGATCCTATAAAAGTATTAAACGACATGATATAAATTACGAACATAAGTTATATAGATAATTAGGAGGTTTATCTATGAATATGTATCGATACATTAAAGAAACCCAATCATATTTAGAAACAATGATTACAGAAAAAACTAATTTATATTTTCCTCTAGCTAAAAAATATAAAGAAAAAAATATTGAAAAAGTAGTTTTATCAGGATCTGGTTCTTCCTATAACGCAGCATTAGCTTGTAAAAATTTTTTGCAAAAAATTCTAAATGCTGATATAGAAGTTATATATCCTTTTGCTATAAATGAATATACTTTTCATGTGAAAAGAAACACATTGTTTATCGGAATATCTCAAAGCGGTGAAAGTATGTCAACTTATAATGCTATGAAGATTGCAAAAAATAAAAAATGTATTATTGCTTCAATGTCTGGAAATAAAAATTGCTTAATTAATGAAATATCAGATTATCAAATAACAATAAGATGCGGTAAAGAAAATTGTGGACCTAAAACTAAAGGATATCAATGTACAGTATTAAATATTATACTTTTAGGATTAGAAATAGCTTTAAAAAATAAATATATTGATAACACTACATTTAATTCATATATTAATAATATTTCTAAATCGATAAAAAAATTAGATAATATTATTACAAGATCTAAAAAATGGGTCAAAAGAAACGAGAATGATTTCATAAACATGAATGATATAAAAATAATTAGTACAAATAATAATTATGCAATTGCTTTAGAAGGAGCATTAAAACTTTTAGAAACCCTAAGATGTCCCGTAACAGGATATGAATTGGAAGAATTTATTCATGGTATATACAATGCAGTAAATGAAAAATCAAACATATTTATATTACATACAACAAATAAAACAAACAAAATTCAAAAACTAAAAGAAATTTTGAAACAATGGACAAATAAGATCTTTATAATTGGTTGTAATATAAAAGAAAATTACAGAAATTTAAAATTAAACTTTAGTA
The window above is part of the Sporohalobacter salinus genome. Proteins encoded here:
- a CDS encoding PTS sugar transporter subunit IIB, whose amino-acid sequence is MIETLRIDHRLLHGQVVFTWVKFLDIDHIIVANDKVSNDDIKKMSLKLAKPTGVGLDILSIEDSIKRIKQVKEKRNLLILVENTKDALKLAKHIDDLEKINYGGIDKKDGSKQFSKAIFLDEEELTHSRKLKEMGIRMEIRQLPSDPIKVLNDMI
- a CDS encoding SIS domain-containing protein → MNMYRYIKETQSYLETMITEKTNLYFPLAKKYKEKNIEKVVLSGSGSSYNAALACKNFLQKILNADIEVIYPFAINEYTFHVKRNTLFIGISQSGESMSTYNAMKIAKNKKCIIASMSGNKNCLINEISDYQITIRCGKENCGPKTKGYQCTVLNIILLGLEIALKNKYIDNTTFNSYINNISKSIKKLDNIITRSKKWVKRNENDFINMNDIKIISTNNNYAIALEGALKLLETLRCPVTGYELEEFIHGIYNAVNEKSNIFILHTTNKTNKIQKLKEILKQWTNKIFIIGCNIKENYRNLKLNFSKKNDFTYFEYIIPLQILSALIPPKKGINPSIPKDPQFHKKMESKRKI